The genome window TAGCAATTTGCTTGTCATTTCAATAGATTGCCTGCGAAGGACGGGAGCGGGGAAGGGTTCGCAGGAGTGCAAACTGCCGGCCCGCGATTCGCAGTCCTGCGAGAAGAACTCAGGCGAGATCCTCCCGGCGGATTTCGTATTTCTTCAGCTTGCGGTAAATGGTGGCCATGTTCATGCCCGCTTCGCGGGCGGCGGCCTCGATGTTGCCGCCGGTCTTCTGCAGCAGCCCCTTCAGGTAGTCCCGTTCGAAACGGGCCAGCGCTGCGGCATAGTCGCTCTCCGCCTGGCCGGCGTCCACCGTCTCGGCGTCGGTTCCGGTGTCGATGAACTGGGCGAGGACGGGCAGGCTGAGATAGTCGCCGTTTTCCATGGCCAGCGACGCCTCGATGACGTTCTGCAACTGGCGGATGTTTCCCGGCCAGTCGAACTCCTTGGCGGCCTTGAGGGCGTCGGGCGTGAGTCCGCGAATGCTGGTGCCGAACCTGGCGTTCTGTTGCCTTATGAAGTGCGCCGCCAGCAGGGGAATGTCCTCCCGGCGCTCGCGCAGCGGCGGCAGGTGGATGTTCATCACGTTGAGCCGATAGAAAAGGTCTTCGCGGAAAGCCCCGCTCTTGACATCGGCGAGCAGATCGGCGTTGGTGGCCGAGATGAGGCGCACGTCGACCTTGGTCGGCCGGGTCTCGCCGATCCGCAGGAACTCATGCTCCTGCAGAAAGCGCAGCAGGGTCTTCTGCACATTCATGGGCAGGTTGCCGACCTCATCGAGAAACAGGGTGCCGCCGTCGGCGGCTTCGAGGAGCCCCTGGCGGTTTTCGGTGGCACCGGTGAATGCCCCCTTCCGGTAGCCGAAGAGCTCGCTTTCAAGAAGCGAAGCGGGGAGTGCCCCGCAGTTGATGGCGACGAAACGCTTCTCCCGGCGGGGAGAGTTGTAATGGATGGCCTGGGCGATCAGTTCCTTGCCGGTTCCCGATTCGCCGGTAAGAAGCACCGAGGTGTCACGGACCGCCACCTTGGCGACCTTTTCCAGCAGCGTCTTCAGGCAGGGCGAAGTGCCGATGATGTTGTCGAAGCGGAATTTGCCGAGCAGCTCTTCCCGCAGTTCGCGGTTCTCTTCGAGCAGTTTCGTATGCTTCAGGGCGTTCTTGATCCGGTAGACCAGTTCCTCCGGCTCGAACGGCTTGGTCAGCATATCGTAGGCGCCGCGGCGCAGCGCCTGGATCGACATTTCGACCGTGGCGAAGGCGGTGATCATGATCACCGGAATCTCCGGCGACTTTTCCTTGATTCGCTGCAGCACCTCCAGGCCATCGAGGCCCGGCATCTTGACGTCGGTCACGACCAGGTCCCACTGCCCCGGCGTGAACTCATCGACCGCCTCGAAG of Desulfuromonadales bacterium contains these proteins:
- a CDS encoding sigma-54 dependent transcriptional regulator yields the protein MSQQRVMLIDNEEGLCRMMEAVLLDNGFTVKAYTRSFEAVDEFTPGQWDLVVTDVKMPGLDGLEVLQRIKEKSPEIPVIMITAFATVEMSIQALRRGAYDMLTKPFEPEELVYRIKNALKHTKLLEENRELREELLGKFRFDNIIGTSPCLKTLLEKVAKVAVRDTSVLLTGESGTGKELIAQAIHYNSPRREKRFVAINCGALPASLLESELFGYRKGAFTGATENRQGLLEAADGGTLFLDEVGNLPMNVQKTLLRFLQEHEFLRIGETRPTKVDVRLISATNADLLADVKSGAFREDLFYRLNVMNIHLPPLRERREDIPLLAAHFIRQQNARFGTSIRGLTPDALKAAKEFDWPGNIRQLQNVIEASLAMENGDYLSLPVLAQFIDTGTDAETVDAGQAESDYAAALARFERDYLKGLLQKTGGNIEAAAREAGMNMATIYRKLKKYEIRREDLA